The following are from one region of the Treponema denticola genome:
- a CDS encoding chromate transporter, whose translation MNKANHFKTYASLFASFFKIGLVTFGGGLAMLPILKRDLVDSKGWLTEDEILDYFAIGQSTPGVIAVNVATFVGYKRGGLIGSIFSTSGIVFPSLIIISLIAAFVSNFNELVWVQKALKGINVAVSVLLVKAVFSFGKKTVFDLCTFLIAALSFVLMFAFKVQGVWIVIGSALSGWLFQTIKSSRLLKKNKGEEF comes from the coding sequence ATGAACAAAGCAAATCATTTTAAAACCTATGCTTCTCTTTTTGCAAGTTTTTTTAAGATAGGGCTTGTAACTTTCGGGGGCGGTCTTGCCATGTTGCCCATCTTAAAAAGAGATTTGGTTGATTCGAAGGGGTGGCTTACTGAGGATGAGATTTTAGATTATTTTGCAATAGGGCAGAGTACCCCCGGCGTTATAGCGGTAAATGTTGCCACCTTTGTCGGATACAAAAGGGGAGGTTTGATAGGCTCTATTTTTTCTACATCCGGAATTGTTTTTCCTTCCCTTATAATTATTAGCCTCATAGCCGCCTTTGTTTCAAATTTTAACGAATTAGTCTGGGTTCAAAAAGCCTTAAAGGGAATAAATGTTGCGGTTTCCGTGTTATTGGTAAAAGCGGTTTTTTCTTTTGGGAAAAAAACGGTTTTCGATCTATGTACATTTTTAATAGCAGCTCTTTCATTTGTTCTAATGTTTGCTTTTAAGGTGCAGGGTGTCTGGATAGTAATCGGCTCGGCCCTTTCCGGATGGCTTTTTCAAACAATCAAATCAAGTCGGCTTTTAAAAAAGAATAAGGGAGAAGAATTCTGA
- a CDS encoding LCP family protein, translated as MKIKLMDTGKNILFLLVILIVLITSFVLVLIKMQKDTVQDYLSSDKILKVLLVVEDKGVPISISILAYYPETKRAAMFDVPANIGLIIQSLGRTDAIGAVYTEKGISSFKAEIEKLAGISVPFYLTCNLENFSMLTDMLGGLSVFIPSPVDIENDNTHVLLPSGSVSLDGDKIRDFLVYEDDLDAEGESAARKQKAVLALFRAINDNSPEIFSKERFSVLSGNFKSNVAGSDLKNLLESISKMDSERLVPQRLTGAVRIIEDKRLLTPFREGQQIKEIIRQTIAVLASDDSSALERVYALEILNGTNVQGLAKSTSELYQSFAYDVVSIGNSENPVAETVLIDRIGNPSVAKIVAKVIRCKNIQTTQLPAEGEYGSETNVDFTLILGSDFNGFFVVEKKEDKKDSDENDKDKN; from the coding sequence ATGAAAATAAAACTCATGGATACCGGAAAAAATATTCTATTCCTCTTAGTAATTCTTATCGTTTTAATTACCTCCTTTGTTTTGGTTCTTATAAAAATGCAAAAAGATACCGTTCAAGATTATCTTTCTTCCGATAAGATTTTAAAAGTTCTTTTGGTGGTTGAAGACAAGGGTGTTCCGATTTCGATAAGTATACTTGCCTATTATCCTGAAACGAAAAGGGCTGCTATGTTCGATGTACCGGCGAATATAGGTTTAATTATTCAATCCTTAGGCCGCACTGATGCCATAGGAGCCGTCTACACCGAAAAGGGTATATCGAGTTTTAAGGCCGAAATAGAAAAACTTGCAGGTATTTCCGTGCCCTTTTATCTTACATGTAATCTTGAGAACTTTTCTATGCTTACCGATATGCTCGGAGGCCTTTCCGTATTTATTCCTTCTCCGGTAGACATAGAGAACGATAATACGCATGTTCTTTTGCCGTCCGGTTCCGTTTCTCTTGATGGCGATAAAATAAGGGATTTCCTTGTTTATGAGGATGACTTGGATGCTGAAGGAGAGTCCGCTGCAAGAAAACAAAAAGCTGTTCTGGCTCTTTTTAGGGCTATAAACGATAATTCTCCTGAGATTTTTTCTAAGGAAAGGTTTTCGGTTTTAAGCGGTAATTTTAAATCGAATGTTGCCGGTTCCGATTTAAAAAATTTGCTTGAATCCATAAGCAAGATGGATTCCGAACGTTTGGTTCCGCAGAGGCTTACAGGAGCTGTCAGAATTATCGAAGACAAGCGCCTTTTAACTCCGTTTCGGGAGGGTCAGCAGATAAAAGAAATTATCCGCCAAACAATTGCAGTATTGGCTTCCGATGATTCTTCCGCCCTTGAACGGGTCTATGCCTTGGAAATTTTAAACGGAACGAATGTGCAAGGTCTTGCAAAGAGCACCTCCGAGCTTTATCAAAGCTTTGCCTATGATGTTGTCAGTATAGGCAACTCCGAGAATCCTGTGGCTGAAACGGTTTTGATAGATAGAATCGGAAACCCTTCTGTAGCTAAAATTGTTGCAAAGGTTATAAGATGTAAAAATATTCAGACTACGCAGCTTCCGGCCGAAGGGGAATACGGAAGCGAGACCAATGTTGACTTTACCCTGATTTTGGGTTCGGATTTTAACGGCTTTTTTGTTGTCGAGAAAAAAGAGGACAAAAAAGATAGCGATGAAAATGATAAGGATAAAAACTAA
- a CDS encoding LexA family transcriptional regulator codes for MENSQEKDRLRQIREALGLNQSEMAKKIGKTQKAWSTYETGENKISPAVYLKLGDLGFNIEWLKEGLGEMYIDKKAKSSDDKVAMVPFIPSGASAGYGRIFETYDNFELIPVLKSLIAPYKPEHVFAIAAVGDSMIGSKIFDGDIVFFSPERKEGNGIFVITVDNKAFVKRLEFDPLGKWVKLISDNPLYEIQKIGEEYSASFKIEGRVIAWMHRNRE; via the coding sequence ATGGAAAATTCGCAGGAGAAAGACAGATTAAGACAAATAAGAGAGGCTTTAGGTCTTAATCAATCGGAAATGGCAAAAAAAATAGGGAAAACCCAAAAAGCATGGTCTACATACGAAACTGGAGAAAATAAAATATCCCCGGCCGTTTACTTAAAACTGGGGGACTTGGGATTTAATATAGAATGGCTAAAAGAGGGGCTTGGAGAAATGTATATAGACAAAAAGGCTAAGTCATCAGATGATAAGGTTGCTATGGTGCCTTTCATTCCTTCCGGAGCCAGTGCAGGCTACGGCCGCATTTTTGAAACCTACGATAATTTTGAGCTTATCCCCGTGTTAAAATCGCTTATTGCTCCGTATAAGCCTGAACATGTCTTCGCTATTGCAGCAGTAGGAGACAGTATGATCGGTTCTAAAATATTTGATGGAGATATTGTCTTTTTTTCTCCTGAAAGAAAGGAAGGTAACGGGATTTTTGTCATCACAGTAGACAATAAAGCCTTTGTTAAACGGTTGGAGTTCGATCCGCTCGGAAAATGGGTTAAACTTATAAGCGATAATCCGCTTTATGAGATACAAAAAATCGGCGAGGAATACTCGGCAAGTTTTAAAATTGAGGGCCGTGTAATTGCGTGGATGCATAGGAATAGGGAGTAA
- the rsfS gene encoding ribosome silencing factor — MIENFDFYTPALELGKLLRDFKGENVVVLDLRDKNIWTDFFVICTVTSAAHSAGLEKRVYEFLPEHNLEEYHTKRKSPDGDEWRLIDLGGIVVHLMSETARNFYSLEKVWFDSKNILED, encoded by the coding sequence ATGATAGAAAATTTTGACTTTTATACTCCGGCCTTGGAGCTTGGAAAATTATTGCGTGATTTTAAGGGCGAAAATGTTGTTGTCTTGGACTTACGGGACAAAAATATTTGGACGGATTTTTTTGTGATTTGTACCGTAACAAGCGCTGCTCATTCAGCCGGCTTGGAAAAAAGAGTGTACGAATTTTTGCCTGAACACAATCTGGAAGAATATCATACCAAGCGTAAATCTCCTGACGGGGATGAGTGGAGGCTTATAGATTTGGGCGGTATTGTTGTGCATCTTATGAGCGAAACTGCCCGTAATTTTTACAGCCTTGAAAAAGTTTGGTTTGATTCAAAAAATATTCTTGAAGACTAA
- a CDS encoding tyrosine-type recombinase/integrase, which produces MSKKDYLILSARNGRHCAVKFLNSATGKYMPAVSLGTSSKKEAQKIVIDWLKNGIPEKGKIQELEARDYVFNLIKSDSFTLSQADEVLKLLKLRGFLSEDVQLKNASTPLLKDYVSEFWDFEKSLYVKEKKLQGEKIGFSHCKSMIQLARKHAFPVLGDKHLSELSVEKINAFLLSCQDKGLASRTINNISVSIVKPLKFAYEKKIIKEDFNISLYRFSLPGRERGILTRDETAHLFAAEWKDKKSYLASLLASQTGARLGEIQALRKDDIGLDRLFIRHSWSDIEGLKSTKTGDSRVVPLMPEMRKALLDLVNSDSNPWRSSDNPFIFWSAKPSIPIHRHTLNDAFKEALSQIGIDETERKERNIVFHSWRHYVATYLANNVKKRTGMGITGHKDERTFDGYSDHEIDTDFDEKMEALKGLVNYKPPQQKREKIKFS; this is translated from the coding sequence ATGTCAAAAAAAGACTACCTTATTCTATCCGCAAGGAATGGGCGGCATTGTGCTGTGAAGTTTTTGAACTCGGCAACCGGTAAATACATGCCGGCTGTATCGCTTGGAACATCCAGTAAAAAAGAAGCTCAAAAAATTGTAATTGACTGGCTCAAAAACGGAATACCCGAGAAAGGGAAAATCCAAGAGCTTGAAGCTCGGGACTATGTTTTTAACTTAATCAAAAGCGATAGCTTTACACTTTCACAGGCTGACGAGGTTTTAAAACTTTTAAAGCTCCGGGGCTTTTTATCGGAAGATGTGCAGTTAAAAAATGCATCCACGCCCTTACTGAAGGATTATGTCTCGGAGTTTTGGGATTTTGAAAAAAGCCTTTATGTAAAGGAAAAAAAGCTCCAGGGCGAGAAAATAGGCTTTTCACACTGTAAAAGCATGATCCAACTTGCAAGGAAGCACGCTTTCCCTGTATTGGGAGACAAGCACTTATCGGAGCTAAGTGTAGAAAAAATTAACGCTTTTCTTTTATCCTGCCAAGATAAAGGCCTCGCTTCAAGAACGATAAACAACATCTCTGTATCGATTGTAAAGCCTTTAAAGTTTGCGTATGAGAAAAAAATCATAAAAGAAGATTTTAACATATCCCTTTATAGATTTTCGCTCCCCGGAAGGGAACGGGGAATATTAACCCGTGATGAGACGGCCCATCTTTTTGCTGCAGAATGGAAGGATAAAAAATCCTATCTAGCTTCCCTTTTGGCAAGTCAAACGGGGGCAAGACTCGGAGAAATTCAGGCCCTACGAAAAGACGACATAGGTCTTGACCGCCTGTTTATTCGTCATTCTTGGTCTGACATTGAGGGCTTAAAGTCCACTAAGACAGGGGATAGCCGTGTAGTGCCTTTAATGCCTGAAATGCGAAAAGCTCTTTTAGACCTCGTAAACTCTGATAGTAACCCATGGAGAAGCTCCGATAATCCTTTTATTTTTTGGTCTGCAAAACCTTCAATACCTATCCATAGGCACACTTTAAACGATGCCTTTAAAGAGGCCTTATCGCAAATAGGGATAGATGAAACCGAAAGAAAAGAACGTAACATCGTCTTTCACTCTTGGAGGCACTATGTAGCAACTTATCTAGCCAATAATGTTAAAAAGCGTACCGGAATGGGAATTACAGGCCACAAGGACGAACGGACTTTTGACGGCTATTCGGATCATGAGATAGACACCGATTTTGATGAAAAAATGGAAGCCTTGAAAGGTTTGGTAAATTATAAGCCGCCCCAACAAAAAAGAGAAAAAATCAAATTTTCATAA
- a CDS encoding chromate transporter, which yields MSLIGLFFLFMYIGFCTIGGGLVAITLMQQELIPRGLISSEDFFAMVAISESTPGPMGINMATYIGYELYGVLGSVVLTTGIVLPSLVVIVLIARFASSFQEKPLVKKSFYGLRAGAVGMITVACWQVINISILNLSVFKESGKITDIVHIKQFVFFWFLFFVSIFFKKLHPIVLVAAGAIFGVLFL from the coding sequence ATGAGTTTGATTGGTTTGTTTTTTTTGTTTATGTACATAGGGTTTTGTACTATAGGCGGAGGTCTTGTTGCTATTACCCTCATGCAGCAAGAACTGATTCCCCGCGGGCTCATAAGTTCCGAAGATTTTTTTGCAATGGTTGCTATTTCAGAATCTACACCTGGACCGATGGGGATTAATATGGCAACCTATATCGGCTATGAACTTTACGGTGTTTTAGGAAGTGTCGTTTTAACTACCGGCATTGTTCTTCCATCACTGGTAGTTATAGTTTTGATAGCCCGCTTTGCTTCATCATTTCAAGAAAAACCCTTGGTAAAAAAAAGTTTTTACGGCTTAAGGGCAGGTGCTGTCGGCATGATTACTGTAGCCTGTTGGCAGGTAATAAATATTTCCATTTTAAATTTATCTGTTTTTAAAGAAAGCGGTAAAATAACGGACATTGTACATATAAAACAGTTCGTATTCTTTTGGTTCTTATTTTTTGTAAGTATTTTCTTTAAAAAGCTTCATCCTATAGTTTTGGTTGCAGCCGGAGCAATATTCGGTGTTCTGTTTTTATAA
- a CDS encoding helix-turn-helix transcriptional regulator — protein sequence MDTSVFWDNIKTLIKQSNTTQRGLAEKCGFSSRSIETWIASNQLPDIFQAYKISQTLGVPLESLVSDEKSDFKPSIDRIRGLLKDIEKELDKI from the coding sequence ATGGATACCTCTGTTTTTTGGGATAACATCAAAACACTGATTAAACAGTCAAATACAACACAAAGAGGCTTAGCCGAAAAATGCGGCTTTTCATCTCGTTCAATCGAAACTTGGATAGCCTCCAATCAATTACCGGACATATTCCAAGCCTATAAGATTTCTCAAACCCTAGGCGTTCCCCTCGAAAGCCTTGTTTCGGATGAAAAATCGGATTTTAAGCCGTCTATAGACCGAATCCGGGGCCTTCTCAAAGACATTGAAAAAGAGCTAGACAAAATCTAG
- a CDS encoding DNA-binding protein produces the protein MEYLSTKQVANFFDCCIKTAQRWAVKNNVKSVGFGARKTFFWTDKNIEDFNNRNKKVGRPRKAADPTP, from the coding sequence ATGGAGTATTTATCAACTAAACAAGTTGCAAATTTCTTTGACTGTTGCATTAAGACTGCCCAGCGGTGGGCTGTAAAAAACAATGTCAAATCAGTGGGGTTTGGTGCTCGAAAAACCTTTTTTTGGACAGATAAAAACATAGAAGATTTTAATAATAGGAATAAAAAGGTAGGACGGCCCCGCAAGGCAGCCGATCCAACGCCTTAA